In a genomic window of bacterium:
- a CDS encoding DNA-3-methyladenine glycosylase: MISLPLPRLFHVTRTLSFLKNSSLRTPYHFMDARRVRRLVHLDGCPTVVEFGFPKAAGMKLRVAVAGAAADGRRRGGKDPAAAPALRRLAATVWSLGDDLQRCYRVFKSDPVMAPLLGPCRGLRMIRTPDPYEALLIAVVNQQVSVASAESIRRRMNAALGDRITSDGITYMAYPSPRRLLATRSPALRALGLSRQKARYVLEIAARAAAGALDPALFDALDDEAVIARLMEIPGVGRWTAEIVLMRGLGRPDVFPAGDLGLAVAVQRVLGRKDRPREDEMRALAEHWKGWRSYGALYLWRSLGITA, from the coding sequence ATGATCAGTCTCCCGCTCCCGCGGCTGTTTCACGTTACTCGCACGCTGTCGTTCCTCAAGAACTCCTCACTGCGAACCCCCTACCATTTCATGGATGCGCGCCGCGTCCGCCGGCTGGTCCACCTGGACGGGTGCCCGACGGTGGTGGAGTTTGGCTTCCCGAAGGCCGCGGGCATGAAGCTCCGGGTCGCGGTTGCGGGCGCAGCGGCAGACGGGAGACGGCGCGGGGGGAAGGATCCGGCCGCGGCGCCCGCCCTCCGGCGGCTCGCGGCCACCGTATGGAGCCTCGGTGACGACCTGCAGCGCTGCTATCGCGTCTTCAAGAGCGATCCGGTGATGGCGCCGCTCTTGGGACCCTGCCGGGGCCTGCGCATGATCCGGACCCCCGATCCCTACGAGGCCCTGCTCATCGCCGTCGTGAACCAGCAGGTCAGCGTGGCGTCTGCCGAATCGATCCGCCGCCGTATGAACGCGGCCCTGGGCGACCGAATCACGAGCGACGGGATCACGTACATGGCCTACCCGTCTCCCCGGCGATTGCTGGCCACGCGCTCCCCCGCCCTGCGCGCGCTGGGCCTGAGCCGCCAGAAGGCGCGCTATGTCCTGGAGATCGCCGCGCGGGCGGCAGCTGGAGCCTTGGACCCCGCGCTCTTTGATGCGCTCGATGATGAGGCGGTGATCGCGAGGTTGATGGAGATTCCCGGGGTCGGCCGGTGGACCGCAGAAATCGTGCTGATGCGGGGACTGGGCCGCCCCGATGTCTTTCCCGCCGGTGACCTCGGACTCGCCGTGGCGGTTCAGCGGGTCCTGGGGCGGAAAGACCGTCCAAGGGAAGACGAGATGCGCGCGCTGGCCGAGCACTGGAAGGGGTGGCGGAGCTACGGAGCGCTGTATCTGTGGCGATCGTTGGGGATCACCGCGTAG
- a CDS encoding ABC transporter substrate-binding protein: MTSRAHGAVRVGLAVALCAVMTAMLGGGPAGAQSPAHSRGRSLVIVQAQDPQTWDPIATFLLSWGMVGSNLFDGLLDRGPDLVLRPGLATSWMWIRPDVLQFKLRKGVKFHNGEPVDADAVKFTFDRLLGPEGAKGPQQGNYKSIDHVQVVDPFTVNFVMKTEDPVIVTKLAGYGAMIVPPKYIQEHGSAYFGSNPVGTGPFKFVEYRKDDHLTLAVNRDYWNGAPHVSAVTYRFVPEAATRVAELQAGRADIAQGIPVSQAEVVKKDANLTLMPVGSPTVIEIRFDPSKPPAGDVRFRKAVIASIDVQTIISTILQGYGHRVSTFQSPLSFGNDASMKPYPYDPNQAKQLLAEAGIKPGTEVTLSFPSNNADFREAAQAMGSYLQAVGLKLVLQPFEQVTYFSDILPHAKTGPIYEFGWGGWTLDFDNTAYLLYHKGEYWNPVFSDSEVERYLTQERTTNDQGARRKAFFALDHRLYDLAIDFPLWQTVNLWGINKRVRGFVAPPDDRVRLLSIDVQ; the protein is encoded by the coding sequence ATGACGTCTAGAGCACACGGCGCCGTGAGAGTCGGGCTTGCGGTCGCGCTCTGCGCGGTGATGACAGCAATGCTGGGCGGCGGGCCGGCGGGGGCGCAGTCACCCGCCCACTCCCGGGGCCGATCGCTCGTGATCGTGCAGGCCCAGGATCCGCAGACCTGGGACCCGATCGCGACGTTCCTGCTCTCGTGGGGAATGGTGGGGTCGAACCTCTTTGATGGCCTGCTGGACCGGGGCCCGGACCTCGTCCTGCGGCCGGGACTGGCGACGAGTTGGATGTGGATCCGCCCCGACGTCTTGCAGTTCAAGCTCCGCAAGGGCGTGAAGTTTCACAACGGCGAGCCGGTCGACGCCGACGCCGTGAAGTTCACCTTCGATCGCCTCCTCGGGCCGGAGGGCGCCAAGGGGCCCCAGCAGGGCAACTACAAGTCGATCGATCACGTCCAGGTTGTCGACCCCTTCACGGTCAACTTCGTCATGAAGACCGAGGATCCCGTGATCGTCACGAAGCTCGCCGGATACGGGGCGATGATCGTCCCGCCCAAGTACATCCAGGAGCACGGAAGCGCCTACTTCGGAAGCAACCCTGTCGGCACAGGCCCCTTCAAGTTTGTCGAATACCGGAAGGACGATCACCTCACTCTGGCGGTCAACCGGGACTACTGGAACGGGGCGCCTCATGTCTCCGCGGTCACCTACCGGTTCGTGCCGGAGGCCGCGACCCGGGTGGCGGAGCTCCAGGCCGGGCGCGCGGACATCGCCCAAGGGATCCCGGTGAGTCAGGCCGAGGTGGTGAAGAAGGATGCGAATCTCACGCTCATGCCGGTCGGCAGCCCTACGGTTATCGAGATCCGCTTCGACCCGTCGAAGCCGCCCGCGGGCGACGTCCGCTTCCGGAAGGCCGTGATCGCCTCGATCGACGTGCAGACGATCATCAGCACGATCCTGCAGGGCTACGGTCACCGCGTCTCAACGTTCCAGAGCCCGCTCTCGTTCGGCAACGATGCGTCGATGAAACCCTATCCCTACGATCCCAACCAGGCGAAGCAGCTTCTGGCGGAGGCCGGGATCAAACCGGGCACGGAAGTCACGTTGAGCTTCCCCAGCAACAATGCGGATTTTCGCGAAGCGGCGCAGGCGATGGGCAGCTACCTGCAGGCCGTCGGGCTCAAGCTCGTGCTCCAGCCGTTCGAGCAGGTCACCTATTTCAGCGACATCCTCCCGCACGCCAAGACGGGGCCCATCTACGAGTTCGGTTGGGGCGGATGGACGCTCGACTTCGACAACACCGCCTACCTGCTCTATCACAAGGGGGAATACTGGAACCCGGTTTTCAGCGATTCCGAGGTGGAGCGCTACTTGACGCAGGAGCGGACGACCAACGACCAGGGAGCCCGCCGGAAGGCGTTCTTCGCGCTCGACCACCGTTTGTACGACCTGGCGATTGACTTCCCGCTGTGGCAGACGGTGAACCTCTGGGGCATCAACAAGCGGGTCCGGGGGTTTGTGGCGCCGCCGGACGACCGGGTTCGGCTGCTCTCGATCGACGTCCAGTAG
- a CDS encoding metalloregulator ArsR/SmtB family transcription factor, producing MPAGSTVVTMAQALADPVRLAILERLMAGPAAVSELVLLNGGTQSKVSNHLAVLRDRGLVNATRLGRQRLYEISNASVGQLVESLIVIAGRSPTRLEQSPSLARARTCYDHLAGRLGVAIFDSLVARRAIAQPDKRYRGPLNLGPAGAEVFGRLGIELDDVRKERRQFATACGDWTERRPHLGGALGAALWARSLEQGWAIHKPGTRIVVVTASGRRGFRKHLGIRADHTPSV from the coding sequence ATGCCGGCAGGAAGCACCGTGGTGACGATGGCGCAGGCGCTCGCCGATCCGGTCCGGCTCGCCATCTTGGAGCGGCTGATGGCGGGCCCGGCGGCGGTCTCGGAGCTTGTGCTGCTCAACGGGGGGACTCAGTCCAAGGTCTCCAATCACCTGGCCGTGTTGAGGGACCGCGGGCTGGTCAACGCAACGCGGCTGGGGCGGCAGCGGCTCTACGAGATCTCGAATGCATCGGTGGGACAGTTGGTGGAATCCCTGATCGTCATTGCAGGGCGCAGCCCCACGAGACTCGAGCAGTCGCCCTCGCTGGCCAGGGCGCGCACCTGCTACGATCACCTGGCGGGCCGCCTCGGCGTGGCGATCTTCGATTCCCTCGTGGCGCGCCGCGCGATTGCGCAGCCCGACAAGCGGTACCGGGGCCCGCTGAACCTCGGGCCCGCGGGTGCGGAGGTGTTTGGTCGTCTGGGAATCGAGCTCGATGATGTACGCAAGGAGCGACGCCAGTTCGCGACGGCCTGCGGTGACTGGACTGAACGGAGGCCGCACCTGGGCGGCGCACTCGGGGCGGCGCTGTGGGCCCGGTCCTTGGAACAGGGATGGGCGATACACAAGCCCGGCACCCGGATCGTGGTGGTCACGGCAAGCGGCCGGAGAGGATTCCGCAAGCATCTCGGGATCCGTGCCGACCACACCCCATCGGTATAG
- the pcp gene encoding pyroglutamyl-peptidase I — protein MAQSVLVTGFDPFGGHPVNPSAQIAAALTDREIAGIMVRTGILPVVRALAGERVTQLIERCHPAAVVCFGQGGPRQTALRIERLAANIRDYPIPDNAGYRATGEPVIPGAPAAYFATLPVTAIRDRVRTAGVPCRLSNSAGTFLCNEVFFTALHYLSATVPSTPVGFVHVPLLPEQVAREDRPGPSMGLDTMLRGVRAILEVIVEVVASLSDGRAAPSRQRVGLPTE, from the coding sequence GTGGCACAGTCAGTCCTCGTGACGGGATTTGACCCGTTCGGGGGACACCCGGTGAACCCAAGCGCGCAGATCGCCGCTGCCTTGACGGATCGGGAGATCGCGGGCATCATGGTCCGGACCGGCATCCTCCCGGTCGTCCGCGCCCTTGCCGGCGAGCGCGTCACCCAGTTGATCGAACGTTGTCACCCGGCGGCGGTGGTGTGTTTCGGCCAGGGCGGCCCCCGGCAGACCGCGCTCAGGATCGAGCGGTTGGCCGCCAACATCCGCGACTACCCTATCCCGGACAACGCAGGCTACCGTGCGACCGGGGAACCGGTCATCCCAGGCGCACCGGCCGCCTACTTCGCGACCCTCCCGGTGACGGCGATTCGCGATCGGGTTCGGACGGCGGGAGTGCCGTGCCGGCTCTCAAACTCCGCGGGGACGTTCCTCTGCAACGAAGTCTTCTTCACGGCGCTTCATTATCTCTCCGCGACCGTCCCCTCGACCCCCGTAGGGTTCGTGCACGTCCCGCTGCTGCCGGAGCAGGTGGCGCGCGAGGACCGGCCCGGCCCGTCGATGGGACTAGACACCATGCTCCGCGGAGTCCGCGCAATCCTCGAGGTGATCGTCGAGGTCGTGGCATCCCTTAGCGATGGGCGAGCAGCGCCCTCCCGACAGCGGGTCGGCCTTCCCACAGAGTAG